Genomic DNA from bacterium:
TACTCTTTAGTGACTTGTAAATTGCCTTCCTCTATCCCTTCTAATTCACTATTGTAGTAAATACCACCTGTACTCGTCAGACCTGTCACAGTAACGCCACCCCAAACAACCATATTGTTTCCTGTCCATACTGCTGTGTGATAACACCGCGCATCCGGGGCATCTGTTACCGGTGTTTTATCCCATGAATAATTCGCTTTACAAAACTTGCAACACCTTGATTGACACCGATTTATGAGA
This window encodes:
- a CDS encoding T9SS type A sorting domain-containing protein, whose amino-acid sequence is LINRCQSRCCKFCKANYSWDKTPVTDAPDARCYHTAVWTGNNMVVWGGVTVTGLTSTGGIYYNSELEGIEEGNLQVTKEYNIEVSPNPFIGKTFIRYSLPENHDLSQHIGIYDISGRLTQQLEIQRISPQVISFGDELKAGIYFLKFKGYVPVKIIKLE